The sequence GCATGATAATGGACATGGTTTTGCATCAGGATGTCCTGGTCATGATCAAGTGTCCACCTGAATGTTTTGATTCGATAAAAACCTAGTTCAATTTCCTCGTTATGGGGGTACCAAGTGTAGATATTTAtagattaggattttaatgtcatgttttacacattttggttacattcatgacaggacaagtaattactggttacacaagattcatcagttcaagtctttaatgtcaaacacagtcatggtctttgaactgtgggaggaaactccacacagaaaggacccggaccgctccacctggcaattgaatccaggaccttcttgctgtgaggctaccaAGTGTAGATAAAGGAGTAAAAAGGgcaattgtatttatttgaaaTCAAATCCGCAAAACAATAAAGGTTGCAggaagtcaaggggtctgaatacttactgaatccactgtatgttCAATATTTGTAGTTCGATAAGCCAGGAGCAAGAGATGGCGATTACCCAGACATGGCCAAAgaagcaggtgtgtttaatttttttgcttCTCTTCCAATTACCTAACCAAATAACCAACCCATCAGTGCTTATGTTGACTTGACCATGATATATTTCAGGAGAGAAAGCCTTGGCCGATGCAGGAATCCCGTACTCTTCTGTTGAGCAAGCCTGTGTGGGATATGTATATGGTATGTTATTTCATCTCACtcatattttttgcatttagcttCTCTTCTCTTGAGCATGCACCTCACACCTGAGTTCCTCCAATCCAACTTGACAAACAAGGGGAAATTGGAAATACCTAATTTGGAAGGAAAAAAGATTTCACTattgttacatttaaaaaggGTTAAAACTAATGCTGATTTGGTCTGTGCTTTTGAAGGTGACTCTACATGTGGTCAGCGAGCTATATACCACAGCCTGGGTCTGTCGGGCATCCCTATAATCAATGTCAATAATAACTGCTCCACCGGTTCCACTGCGCTCTTCATGGCACGGCAACTTGTCCGAGGAGGTAAGTTAGCCATTCAACACCTCGTCCACTATTAATGACTGACTAAAGAACACTTCTgaattccttttttttattttttatttagggaCCAGAATgtccacgcacacacgcacgcacgcacgcacgcacgcacgcacacacgcacacacacacacacacacacacacactcctaaacagCATGTTAAAGCAAACCAGTGATTGGGATACACCCATAGACTCTAATTGTTGCAGGTTTGGCTGACTGTGTCCTTGCACTGGGTTTCGAGAAGATGGAGAGGGGTTCCTTGTCCTCTAAGGTAAGCCCACTGAGTCAGTGACCAGATGTTTATACATTAAAATCCATTAACTACCAGTGTTGGGCCTGCTGGGTAATGTAGCCAGATAAAGCAATATAGTCAGATGGCATTGTTCTCACTAACCAGGTTTAACTTACATCTGACTCTGCCTGGTCATTTGTACCTATGCGGGCATTGTTTATTGTATATTGTTTATTGTCATAGATAAAAGCTTTTGTCAAATGACTGAAtctgtaattttacttaaatCTGTGCTTTTCCAGTACATGGACAGGACCAACCCTATGGACAAACACATGGAAGTGATGATCAATCGATATGGGATGGTCGCAGCTCCAGCTGCACCTCAGATGTTTGGCAATGCTGGAAGAGAACACATGGAGAAGTATGGTAAGACAAATAAACTACAAataaaagatgaataaataccttaaatggccaaaagaatgtggacacctgaccattagcttgttgagAGCATAAATACGGAGTTCCCTCTCccactataacagcctccactcttttggaAGAGCTTTCCACTggattttggagtgtctgtgggaagatatgcccactcagtcaaaaaaaaaaaaaaaaaaaaaaaaaacatttgtttgcTTGGGTACCGATTTTAAATAAGAAGACCCTGGGTTAGACTTTGTTTTGTTCACAACTGTTGCCTTAAAATGGAAGCATATAatagattttatacacctgttaccaATGGGTGCAAATGAAACATCAGGGCTCAATAATTACCtagggtgttcacatactttcatATGGTGTATTTTTAGAGCCATTGTCTGATTAATGGGCAGCTACAGCAGAGAAATTTGTACCAGTTTGTAGATTTGCACGACCTGTGGCTGTCCTGTGTTAGCAATGACCTGTGGAATACAATGAGCTTATACAATTGTGTTTTGTCTGTTACAGGCACCAAGCCTGAACATTTTGCCAAAATTGCCTGGAAAAATCACAAGCACTCGACCAACAACCCGTAAGTTCTGCCAACAAACCATGCAGTTGAGGCCTAAGGGTTACATACACCTGAAAAGACCATGCCATGTAGAAGTCTGTGTTCCTTAACCagtttattgtgtgttttctgaaaatattacaaaatCTACTGGGTCaaagtaaacaaactgcatGCAGATACTTTTAATAGTCATCATAAGCTTGATCACTTGtgcacattcacactggcataATTTCAAATGTGCCAGAGGAAACTTTATGCAGTGGTTCAACTCTCCCATTATCAATAAAATGAATGGAAATTAACTCTTGAAACAATGAAAACAATGTTGTGAAGTTACATAAGGATGAAGAAAACAATTCCCCCTGTTAAGAGTTGTTGTTGTGGATTGCCAGTTGAGGAACAGAAGCTGTATCTGTTAAAGCCCTTCATTTTTGTTTCCTTCGTTCCCATCAGATATTCTCAGTTCCAGGACGAGTACAGTCTGGAGCAGGTGATTAAATCCCGAAAGGTCTTTGAATTCCTCACACTCCTACAGTGCTGGTAAGTAGTTTGCTGTGTCTGGGATTTGTACTGGATTCCACTTAAGCTTAAACTTAAGCCTGTTTGTgttttaattagggctgtcgaagttaacgcgataataacgcattaacgcgatttcaatttaacgcgattaaaaataatagtgccgttaacgcaaattctagttaatgttgagacttgactggtagaactacaacgctcggttacattatgttaacattatgttaaaacaaacgttttaatgtcggacttgccaccgtttttcatttgcggtttgttagcataatgtaaccgagcgttgtagtgatgcacttataaagaaataaatacacgctatattcacacgttgtcgggagcagaacacttttattaacttattctgttaaggtaccaaataccggaaagctgagtcaagcacgttagtccatgaactatggaagccccaaagggtcaaaacacactcacttcgtgtagaaacggccatcaaaccattgtcacaatacaaccacagaaaagtctgttgcaataactacgccttatcccacctaaagcaccgctgatctacaatgtttgctgatggagaaattctaaactacaatctgacatttactgcctagtatgtgagtgaataaaactcccttacagttttctcttgtcccagcagtttttaacatcagtacatttagcataaaatgtgttcaccattttaattgtaacatttcacataaaaatccttgttttctataacatttacacagatttttttaaatgcgattaatcgcgattaactatatgaaattctgagattaatcgcgattaaaaattttaatcgtttgacagccctagttttaatAGCTATATCGGCTTACCAGTTGAATTGGGACTTTTCCCACATGGTCATATGAGCGTTGTATAGCTTTTTTCTCTTTAAGAAAATGAAATTTTGTTGTGTGCAGTCCTACATCTGATGGAGCCGGAGCAGCAGTCCTGGCCAGCGAGGCTTTTGTGATGAAGCATGGCCTGCAGGCCAAGGCTGTGGAGATCATCGCTCAGGAGATGGTCACTGACCTCGCCACAACGTTTGAGGAGAACAGCTGCATCAAGATGGtgagtggaggaggaggaggggggtTCTTCTGCTTggtctttattatttaaaaaatttgttttgttttgtctggtttTAGTCTTGTCATTGTGGCTCAAATGCTCTCATTCAAAATTCAAACATATCTGTctctttaaatgtaaatgtgtggatTAAAAACATGGCTAATAATTGACCAGCACAAGATGTCTACAGGTGGCGTGTTGCTGCAGCTCCAGGAACCTAGGTTTGATCCTAATCTTTGGATTGTTATGTAATGTTAACCGATTGCTTCTTTTCGCCGTCTGCCATCTGCTATCGACCGCGTCTTGTGCAGATGCAGAGGCCAAAATTGCAACAGCGATGCAAAACCCCACTGCAGACACACAGCCAGCAGGCAATTAGCacaactgagatttaaactttgATCCCATAGGCCGCAACTACTTATTTTGCAAGTAATAAATGGATCTCAGATCAGAAagtagttttaaaacacctgtaACCATTATAACCATAAGCTTTATTGTAGTTGCTGTTTTTTGAGAAAATGTTATTTGaaatttttttgctgtgattCAAATGTTCCTCAGGTTGGCTATGACATGACCCACCATGCAGCCAAAAAGTGCTTCGAAGCGGCAGGCCTGACGCCGGCAGACGTCAACGTCATTGAGCTTCATGACTGTTTCTCTGCCAACGAGCTCATCACATACGAGGCCCTTGGCCTTTGCTCTGAAGGTGAGCTATATAAGCCTAGCAGTAGGTTGATAAATACAGCTGAATCCAGCCACACAAGTGTCatagtttgtttttttgctgTTATTTTGATAACAGGATGTAAaagaattagggctgtcaaacgatttaaatttttaatcgcgattaatctcagaatttcatatagttaatcgcgattaatcgcataaaaaaaaaaaatctgtgtaaatgttatagaaaacaaggatttttaagtgaaatgttacagttaaaatggtgaacacattttatgctaaatgtactgatgttaaaaactgctgggacaagagaaaactgttttattcactcacatactaggcagtaatactatccagtggtttaatggacgtttctacacgaactgagtgtgtttagactagggtggccagattcatagtaacaaaaaggaggacattacaccccaaaaagccggacatcttattaggaacagggggacatgctactgcaacacacagaatgaatccagaacccatataacagagtttttgaccaatttaagcaagaattatataacaaatgactgttttactcactaaatgttgtgtcttttcatatttaggtccgttcatcgctgcctcaaaagtttactttttggcattttcaccgcgttcctgatcatgagagctgagtgattgactcaggtagcgcggtgtttacaaaacagagagggcgggcgaaattcaaccacccaatcatagactagcatttagagggcggaccttctccgattggccagtggtagctctataaggagtcaaatgaggctgttaaaccaatgatatacaaagcatttgtttcgacatgtacctgagccaatggtaaataatattgatcaaaaatgaaaccagttcactccaaaaggaggatttttaagtgtccatcctagcgttacgtgaatgcaggactggcagcttctttattatgcaagtgcattactacgacactacgacgctcggttacattatgataacaaaccgcaaataaaaaacggtggcaagtccgacattaaaacgtttgttctaccagtcaagtctcaacatgaactagaatttgcgttaacggcactaatttttataatcgcgttaaattgagattgcgttaatgcgttattatcgcgttaacttcgacagccctaaaaaGAATATATGAGGATCTTGTCTTTTAAAACCTTTCAAGGTTCTTTTTGACTGTGGTGTTTGGCACAGTCAAACCTGTGGATTTTCATGCtgcttgattttattttaagattTACTGTTCCTCTCTCAGGTAAAGCCGGAGAGCTTATTGACAGGGGAGATAACACTTACGGTGGCAAGTGGGTGGTTAACCCAAGCGGAGGGCTAATTTCGAAGGGTCATCCACTTGGAGCTACAGGTACGATTAAAAAGGCTGCTATTACACTGCAAATAATTGACACAGTTACAACTCCCCCGCCCCGTTCCCCTGTGTGCCCACAAGTTAAAAATAGGATCTGCTTTAAGTGAAAATGTACTTTGGTCTGACTCGACTGATCCTTCTTTTTTGATTACTTACGGACGTTGAACTGCAGAACTTTCAGTCCTGGATTTTGAGCCCTGTGGAGTTTGATTACACTACTCTCAGGTCATTGAGCCCTTGTCGTTGTGCTTGGTTTGATTATTAAGGTCTGGCCCAGTGTGCAGAGCTGTGCTGGCAGTTAAGAGGCGAGGCTGGAAAGCGGCAGGTCCCGAAAGCAAAGGTCGCCCTGCAGCACAACATTGGCCTCGGCGGAGCAGTGGTGGTCACTCTGTACAGGATGGGATTCCCTCAAGAAGTAAGGTGAGAAGATCTCTAGTGTTAATCTGTAATTATGTAACATACTGTAGTGGTTGTGCACTTGCCATGACATTGTAATGTGGACATGTGATTGGTCAGTTCTGGACTAGTATGTCTTTGTGTTATGTTACCAGTATTTATCTATTCTAATTTGCTTGATGCTTTGGGTTTGATCTCTTGGGTCTTTCTGCAAATGTTCCTTTCCTCTGACTGAATAATTGGAACGAATGAATGTCATGTTCTTTTAGTTGAGAGGAAAATACGTTACATATGTATAATATCCATAAAGCATAAGGCTTGCTGTTAACACACTTGCATTATTGGGTTTCTTCTAAATACACATGCTTTTGTGCTTTGCGACATTGTGAGCcacattcaaaataaaaattctattctgtatgtCATACATTATTAATTACTTTAGTCTTACCGTATCTTTAGAACTTTGGACTTGTAACTTCCTAAACCAACACACTACAGataacatgcattttttttttcaggtcacGGATAGCTGCAGTGCCCACCGGTGCTTCCGACGGGCTGGAGGGTTTCAAAGCTCATGCACTTTTCAAGGAAATTGAGAAGAAACTGCAGGAGgtagtaatttattttaatgagcGCACACACAGcttaaatgttttaaagctGATTCGCCCCTTTAGATGTTTTTCTGTCTTTGTGTTTTTGACACATTAATGGCTTCAGATTTCATACAAACAGTAATGTAAGCCGAAGGGGAATGTTAGGAAACCCCAAAAAAGCACCCCCCTTTAAACCTGAGCAGCTCAACAAGTGTGGCTAAACGCTTTCAAATTGCTGGGGCGGTTGggtcattcatttacatttacattttcggcatttagcagacgcttttatccaaagtgacttacagtatagagtcttagcaattgagggttaggggccttgctcaagggccgaaccgtggcaacctggcagtggtggagtttgaaccagcaaccttctgcttactagtccagtaccttaaccgctaggctgcaACTGCCCATTCAGCCACACTTGATGTGCTTTTAGAGCATGAGCTGCCCATTTAAGGtcatgccacagcatctcagtgaagttttaagttgaattgaattgaattatgCTGCTTCAAAACCtcagttttgtttcttttgagtcAGAGTTGGACTCCTGAggtttaatttttttctgtatCTTGGACTGGTAACATATGGAGTGCAAAATTAATGTTTTTGCAGACTCATAAAGGCTCTTAAAAGAATCATAAAGGCTGATGATATCCGAGGTGTTCGGTTCCTTATGTTTCTTCTGAAttttgtgtgatttgggacgcagcctatGGTCAGAAGAGATACTGTTTAAGACAGTGTCAGGCTGAAGCATCCATAAAGAGTAAACAGGACTTTATTTAACTTGTCTTTCCTTTATCCAGGAAGGAGAGGCATATGTGAAAAAAATCGGTGCCATTTTCGCCTTCAAAGTGAAAGATGGCCCCGGTGGAAGGGAAGCATTGTGGGTCGTGGATGTGAAAAATGGCAAAGGATCGGTGGACAACGATGCAGGTctgtcaatatttttttttttgtttaatttgacGCTGAGGCGGTGTTGGCTTACTGGATCTGTATATTGAATTCAGCACAGGACCCAGATGGTGTGTGTTTTGGCTTATTAGGACTGGCTGTGGTCTATTTCTGGCATCTGTGATCTGTTGCTGGGGTGTTTGTGGGATGAGTTTATTTTCCACCACAAATATTGGTACTCCTGTAAAACAGGAACAAAACTGGGCGCAAACAATACTGAAACACATTCTTAAAAAGCTCTTTCTttgtaaaagtacaaaaactgaaaaaccttaaataatatcataaaagtcaaagtgtgCCTCAATTATTCCCACCCCTTCATTCAGTAATTTCTGTATTTTAGTGAGACTTGGCAAGGGATCTGATTCCCCATACAGAATCCCTCCAGATTCTGTCACCTCTACTTTGTGGACTTTCCTCTTCAGTTTGTCCCAAAGGCTTTCTGAGGTTTGTCAATggcaaaacactttattctgTGGTCAGCGAACCATTCCAATTTAAGATGTGCTTTGGAtctttgtcctgctggaagatccaACCACAGCCCACTTTGAGCTTCCCTGCTGAGGCAGTCAGATATTGATTTAATATCTGCTGGCACTTGATGCTGTGCATGATACCATGGATCCAAACATGTTGTTTATGGCTTTTGGAAGAAAAACAGCCTCACAGGATTGCAGATCCTTCGCCAAGCTTTCCACATTCTCAAACACATTCTGGTTCGATAGGTGGCATCAGATAGCAGACATTTTTGCCCCAAGACTTAACTGATATCTCAgtgtctaattatttatttcaaatatCTTATTTCTCAGGCAAAAAAGCAGACTGCACAATTATAATGGCAGATTCTGAGCTTATCCACTTGATGACAGGAAAACTGAATCCACAAACTGTAAGTGTGTTTTTCAGTCTTTCAGTTCTTGTCAAAAACTTGCACAAAGAGCTCCATTAAagtaccaaaagtatgtggacacccctcctaattattgaggtCAGGTCTTTTAGCCAACTCTTTGCTAACAGGGTTTTAAAATCAATTGTATGCTCCCaagtttgtggcaacagtttggggaaggccctttcataTTTCAGTATGACTGCCAATGTGTAAAAAACACGGTTTAAAGAGACTTAGTGTGAATAATTTCATGTGAATAAATTCCCCTGGCCTACACAGAGCACCTTCACTCTTACTGAGCAACTTGGGATGAATTGGTGCATTGTTTGCATGCAGACCTTCTCATCAAGCATTAAAGTCTGATCCAgtggagtggaggctgttagagCTGCAAAGAGGCAGGCAACCCTGTTTTAATACCCATCGATTATGGAAAAGGATgtctaataataaagtaatggccaggtgtccacatatttttgatcaCACATTGGTTGAATACTTGTTGTTTTTTCTTGCTTTATGCAACAAGTTTTCCCAAACTCATGATAATCAGCACATGTCAGGTGTTCAGGTAAAACAGTGCAAAGAGGATAtactttaatgttttgtctcatCAGCTTTATtaaattttgttaatataaGATAATTCCTAATATGACGTGAGCAGCATTCCTAAAAACAGGTGATGCTGTCATGATCTGGAATAAAAGCATTAACAAAAGGCTTAGTTGTTTATGGGCAATGAATGGTTGAATTTCTGGaaaaaatgtgcaaataaatagtccaacagtttaaaaacacttttgtctgtaaataattacaagaaaaaaaagatttttacaatctacagtccataatattattaaaagattaatAGAAAAGCCCAGATAAATTCCTGTGCATAAAGGGCaaggtaaaaataaatgctGCTAACCTTCAATCCCTCGGACCACCTTCGATATtcattttgcttttgttttttctttttctttgccaatgacttttgtcttttttttcaaTCCAAGGCCTTCTTTCAAGGTAAGCTGAAGATCACTGGGAACATGGGAATGGCGATGAAGCTGCAGAACCTACAGCTGACTCCGGGCAAAGCCAAACTGTGAAGAAATCACAACTTCTGCAGCCTGATGCTGGAACTGGTGTCCTGTTAGGATGTGTGTTGATAATTAGCAAAGAGATTATGAGATCACGATTATGGATGCTTTAGTTTAAGCTCAATGAGTCAACAAGTGCTCATTATTACCAAGAGACAATGAACAAATCTGATGCTGCTAGGGTTGATTTACAGTTGAATTGTTGTAGATCTTGTAGTGATTTTATCTACAATATTGCAATAATACTACAGTATGAACTATGGGAAATATTAACAGTCCTGACTTTATAAGATTTTGATTCGACAACCTTAAACCGAGAAACATAGAAGAATTAGGATAAAGACTTTTCGAGGATTTAAATTTATAAGCCcaataaacaattttaaaagGTAGTTTAAAGTTACTAATGATTAAAATAcgctgcatcccaaaccacatagcaccctaatataaacagtatGTCAGTTTTTAAAACCACCAGTGGTATCAAAACATACTATTCTATCCATGACATTTACTCAGGTGAGTAAGTCAATATGACTTACCAATCTACCAAGCCTGACTTACACAGGCCGAGCCTGTTATTAGCTAGCATGGCTAACAGGTGCAGTTTCACAAAGCACTGTTTATTTAGACGACACTGTAGCTTTAAAAGAAGTACAGCCAAACAACGTTACAGTGGCATAGTTGGCTCATATTGATACCAAATTTTCATTAACATTCGCTGTTAGACCTTCTCCACTTGTGTCTTCTCGAAATGCAATGGCTTCAGGCTCAGGGAGAACATCCTCATACAGATGTGTGAGCAAACAAATGGCTGCCACATTTCCATTACAGTGACCGTCAGAAGCATTTAGATTGCAGTTCATTCAGTAATGCACTTAAACTACGCCGCACGTGCCTACAGTTGAACAATGTTTATCTAATCTTGATGTCTAGATTTGAAATTATGACCCTAATTAAatcttatttctttaaaaatataaaccTGATGTGGTAACCTAGAATCAACTTGCTTAAGCCATTTAGTGCAAATGACACTAATTACCACTTAGCAAAATGTTTAACATACTGTATTAGCTTCCTATTCAAGATTAGTGCTTGTCCACTATAAACAACATCTTGtataattgtaattgtaacaaaTGTTTAATACTGTTGAAGTTAATCTTTTTTGATGAGTATttctaataataaaagttttctCTGAATGTGCAGGATGTCTGTGGTGACACCAGGCAGTTTTCAGTCATAGGACATTTGTGAAAGGCTAGCACAGCAGCTTAGCTCATGAGTGTGCCACACAGCTGACACAAAAGAAGTCAAAAGATCCAAACTAAAGAAATCTGAGCTGCTGCTCACACCAGGTTTCACAACATTCATGTTTATAGTATCTGTGGTGATAATCAGTGGATTCAATGTTCAGGCCACTGGAACACCGCTACACCGAACAATAGAACCTCTAGAGGAAAGTCTGGAGTTCCTTGATCCCTTTATTCTTCTTGCATATTGTTCTGTATGAAAAACAAACCCCAACTTTCATTCTGTCTTGCTTTGGATAATGGAAATGTATAAAATCAGGCACTTCCGTCTCAAAAACTAAGCGAGGCTAGACGTTGGTCTCTAAGCCGTTCATGTCGATTGTACAGTGATCCCTGTTTCGGTACTGGTGCTTGTCTGTCTTCTCTTCATGGTGTGAGGACTTCTTCTTCTTCGTCTTTTTCCCCTGCTCTGGCTGCATCCCTTCTTCCAGCTGGACGAGGCGAGCCACGTCAGGAGAGAGCCGTTCGGGTTTCCTGGGTCCTGCTGAAGGAGGTTGGAAGGAGCCGTTGCTCTGGTAGGACGTCATTTGGTGGATGCTGATCATGGGCTTGGTTTCACAGATCAGTGGAATCTACAGTTGAGGAAAGAGCGCAAACTTGATCTTTTGTGTTGGAAACACGTTTTGAAAACAGGATACATATTTCACAGAATAGCTGGTCATTAAACATGTGATTTGCTTAAAGCTAAAATGTGATTGGCAACAGCGATCAGAAGTATATTGGGAAGTCAAAAGCTGAGTCGCTATCAATTCTTGAACTCCGGTGTGGACGGTGGTCAGCTACATTGTCTGACAAAGAAAAGGCTACTGCAACAGCAACGCCTGCTATATGATAGTAGAGCCagaagtggtggaggaatacaacGAGCATAGAGTATTTCTCCATCCTTAATACTTGATACTGAAGCTGTCAGTAGGAATCTGCGGCTATCTGGTAAACCCAAGCGGCATCTGCACATGCCAGACAAGCCATGTGCCAACCTGCAAACCTTCTCAGACAGCAAGTATTGTGCATGTGACAAAGGTTGCAAGTGGAGACTTGGTTATGATTACATTGGGAAAATGGGAAAATAATTagacaaaacaaacacatatTTGCTGTTTAAGGTTGTTGGATCTCACCCCTTCACACTCCTTCTGGAAGTCTTTCCTACAGATGTGTGCCATAATACCCGTAGCCAAAGCGTCTCCCAGCACATTCACCATCGTCCTGAATCTGTCCCTAAAATGGAAAAACAAAAGACATACTGTGGAATTCAAACATTTATGTATACTCATAGGGAACGTGATATGTAAGTGATTGTCCACAGTCAAACCAGCTTTACTTATTTTAGCTCTAGGCTCaggtgctgctgtttgagtaacAAGCATTGCCACTCCTgttgttccagcagcttctaattcatggtggatttttatgtttttacatcAGACCATCTGGAAATTCtctggcaagagaccactgtgtCATGTACATTGTGTTTGCTGCAGTCAAACTAAATTTATATGGGTAAAGAGGAGTCGTCAGCTATTGACAATTACATTCACAGATGTGTCCATAAAGACACAGTTTGTGGTTTGATTTCAGTGACCCgctcagagctctgacctcaacccttcTGAATACCTTTGATATGAGAtgaaatgttgattgtgagccatgCCTTCTTACAAACTGACCTCAGAAATGCCATTTTAACAGATTGGGCACAAATATCCAGGCTGCTATAGCTGCAGTATGATGGCCAACACCATATTCAAGCCCACGTTTTTTGGAACGACAAGTTCAACAAGCTGTATAGTCTGTTCAGCTACATGAGTGTGTACTCACAGAGCCCAGTCCACGGCTATGATCAGTGTGATGTCAtctgctggaagacccactgAGGTCAATACAATCACCATCGTTACCAGGCCGGCCTGAGGGATCCCTGCAGCACCGATACTGGCTGCTGTTGCTGTGATGCTGGAAAAGAAATCGGTTTTATTGACATCGGAGATCTCATAGTTTATATCAGTGGTTCTTAAGCTCATACAACATCATAAGCTCATAAAACATATTATACAGAGGTAACCTGTAAAACAATTGTAAGACATGGGGAACAAAGTAATCTAACACCCAGTAACTGCAACTAGAGGCTTTCATACCAGGTTTTATTTTTTGGGATGTGGTTTGGTTGTTGCAGATTTAgaggtctaaaaagtttgattgCCTGCAGAGCCTCGACTCCAAACCTACTGAAAACCTTGAGGATGAATGCAAGCCAGAGCTTCTGGTCCATTAGTGTCCATCGTGATCTCAGcaatgggcagtggtagctcagtggtt is a genomic window of Trichomycterus rosablanca isolate fTriRos1 chromosome 4, fTriRos1.hap1, whole genome shotgun sequence containing:
- the scp2a gene encoding sterol carrier protein 2, producing the protein MAPANNRVFVVGVGMTKFDKPGARDGDYPDMAKEAGEKALADAGIPYSSVEQACVGYVYGDSTCGQRAIYHSLGLSGIPIINVNNNCSTGSTALFMARQLVRGGLADCVLALGFEKMERGSLSSKYMDRTNPMDKHMEVMINRYGMVAAPAAPQMFGNAGREHMEKYGTKPEHFAKIAWKNHKHSTNNPYSQFQDEYSLEQVIKSRKVFEFLTLLQCCPTSDGAGAAVLASEAFVMKHGLQAKAVEIIAQEMVTDLATTFEENSCIKMVGYDMTHHAAKKCFEAAGLTPADVNVIELHDCFSANELITYEALGLCSEGKAGELIDRGDNTYGGKWVVNPSGGLISKGHPLGATGLAQCAELCWQLRGEAGKRQVPKAKVALQHNIGLGGAVVVTLYRMGFPQEVRSRIAAVPTGASDGLEGFKAHALFKEIEKKLQEEGEAYVKKIGAIFAFKVKDGPGGREALWVVDVKNGKGSVDNDAGKKADCTIIMADSELIHLMTGKLNPQTAFFQGKLKITGNMGMAMKLQNLQLTPGKAKL